A window of the Paenibacillus woosongensis genome harbors these coding sequences:
- a CDS encoding TetR/AcrR family transcriptional regulator, whose protein sequence is MNKKKQQSEQTKKKMADAARALFVQKGYKATSIEDIVKATGCSAGNIYYHFKNKEGLFLYLIDEWNLEWEETWLAKEPLYLTTIDKLHGMAEHLALDQLNHPLTRAADEFYNNSEKASDVEERIHEIVKGYLIFNQQLLQKGIDNGEFKNTNVEGLAIILDSLLLGLSQHARNMDRQETLEAYQLAMDVFLHGIAKPSK, encoded by the coding sequence ATGAATAAAAAGAAGCAGCAAAGCGAGCAAACCAAGAAGAAGATGGCCGATGCCGCTAGAGCTTTGTTCGTACAGAAGGGGTACAAGGCTACATCGATCGAAGATATTGTGAAGGCCACCGGCTGCAGCGCGGGCAACATTTATTATCATTTCAAGAACAAGGAAGGCTTGTTTCTATATTTGATTGATGAATGGAACCTCGAATGGGAGGAGACATGGCTAGCGAAGGAGCCGCTCTACCTAACCACGATCGATAAATTGCACGGCATGGCTGAGCATTTAGCGCTCGATCAATTAAACCATCCACTGACCAGAGCCGCTGATGAATTTTACAACAATTCGGAGAAAGCTTCGGACGTGGAAGAGCGGATTCATGAAATTGTCAAAGGCTATCTCATATTTAATCAGCAATTGCTGCAGAAAGGGATCGATAACGGCGAATTTAAAAATACAAATGTAGAGGGGTTAGCCATCATCCTGGACAGTCTACTGCTTGGCTTAAGCCAGCATGCGCGAAATATGGACCGGCAGGAGACGCTTGAGGCTTACCAATTGGCTATGGATGTGTTTCTGCATGGAATCGCCAAGCCCTCTAAATAG
- a CDS encoding methyl-accepting chemotaxis protein, which yields MSYMLEQTGEVETRTNHLIEQAAQLREGTGSTEKIIELLSNITKQTAILSLNASIEASKAGGIPK from the coding sequence ATGTCTTATATGCTGGAGCAAACCGGAGAAGTTGAAACCCGAACGAATCATTTAATTGAACAGGCTGCACAGCTCCGTGAAGGAACCGGCAGCACTGAAAAAATAATTGAGCTTTTAAGCAATATTACGAAGCAAACTGCGATTCTTTCTTTAAATGCTTCAATCGAGGCAAGCAAGGCTGGAGGAATCCCAAAATAG
- the bglS gene encoding beta-glucanase has product MKKKWWIALCSSLLLLTSLAITAKGATVFWEPMTYYNSQTWEMANGYSNGNMFNCTWRANNATFTNDGKLRLALTSPSYNKFDCAEYRSKFKAGYGLYEVNMKPAKNVGIVSSFFTYTGPTDGTPWDEIDIEFLGKDTTKVQFNYFTNGVGGNEKVIDLGFDASQSFHTYAFDWQPDSITWYVDGVAKHRATKNIPKTPGKIMMNIWNGTGVDSWLGSYNGANPLYAYYDWVRYTSN; this is encoded by the coding sequence GTGAAGAAGAAATGGTGGATTGCGCTTTGCTCTTCGCTTCTTCTGTTGACTTCGTTGGCGATCACTGCGAAGGGCGCTACTGTGTTTTGGGAACCCATGACGTACTATAATTCACAGACCTGGGAAATGGCCAACGGGTACTCTAACGGCAACATGTTCAACTGTACCTGGCGGGCTAATAATGCAACGTTTACAAATGATGGCAAGCTGCGTCTCGCACTTACAAGCCCTTCCTATAATAAATTCGATTGTGCGGAGTATCGCAGCAAGTTCAAAGCCGGATATGGGTTGTACGAGGTGAATATGAAGCCGGCAAAAAATGTGGGCATCGTTTCGTCCTTCTTTACTTACACGGGGCCAACCGACGGCACACCATGGGATGAAATTGATATCGAATTTTTAGGCAAGGATACGACCAAAGTACAATTCAATTATTTTACTAACGGTGTTGGAGGGAATGAAAAGGTCATTGATTTGGGCTTCGACGCATCTCAAAGCTTTCATACCTACGCCTTCGATTGGCAGCCTGATTCCATAACGTGGTATGTTGACGGTGTTGCGAAGCATAGGGCAACTAAGAATATTCCCAAAACCCCCGGCAAAATCATGATGAATATTTGGAATGGCACTGGAGTAGATAGTTGGCTCGGGTCGTACAATGGAGCTAATCCGCTATACGCTTACTATGATTGGGTAAGATACACTAGTAATTAA
- a CDS encoding MmcQ/YjbR family DNA-binding protein gives MYDQLTAYCLSKKGAVQDYPFGPDPLVMKVGGKMFALLTEVGDDKEVHISLKCDPVIAANLREQHECVRPGYHLNKTHWNTVIADGSLPVDDLEQMIDHSYELVLGTLTKAAREAVLLRIDGK, from the coding sequence ATGTACGACCAACTTACCGCCTATTGCTTATCCAAGAAAGGAGCAGTTCAGGATTATCCGTTCGGTCCAGACCCGCTGGTCATGAAGGTAGGAGGCAAAATGTTTGCGCTGCTTACCGAGGTTGGCGATGACAAAGAGGTGCACATTTCGCTGAAATGCGACCCTGTGATTGCGGCAAATCTAAGGGAGCAGCATGAGTGTGTTCGCCCCGGATACCACCTGAACAAAACACATTGGAACACGGTCATTGCGGACGGCAGTCTTCCTGTGGATGACTTGGAACAGATGATCGACCATTCCTATGAATTGGTGCTCGGCACGCTCACGAAGGCGGCCCGAGAGGCTGTGCTCCTGAGAATTGACGGGAAGTAA
- the ant(6) gene encoding aminoglycoside 6-adenylyltransferase: MRSEHEMMSTLIDFAKNDDRIRLVTLEGSRTNKNIPPDTFQDYDISYFVTDINSFKENDQWLQIFGKPVMMQKPEDMELFPSELGNWFSYIILFEDGNKLDLTLIPKNEIDDYFTNSDGLVKVLLDKDNLIKHEVIANDRQYWITKPTAREFDDCCNEFWMVSTYVVKGLARKEILFAIDHLNEIARPNLLRMMAWKIGLEQGYNLSMGKNYKFIERYLPNEDWEELLSTYSENGYQEMWKSLLTCYELFRKYSKAVSESLGYKYPDYDEAITKYTESIYTTCK; encoded by the coding sequence TTGAGAAGTGAACATGAAATGATGAGTACCCTTATCGATTTCGCTAAAAATGATGATAGAATTCGACTGGTCACTTTGGAGGGGTCACGTACAAATAAAAATATACCCCCTGATACATTCCAAGATTATGACATCTCTTACTTTGTAACGGATATTAACTCTTTCAAGGAGAATGATCAGTGGCTCCAAATATTTGGGAAGCCAGTTATGATGCAAAAACCCGAAGATATGGAGCTTTTTCCATCAGAATTAGGTAATTGGTTTTCTTATATCATCCTATTTGAGGATGGAAATAAATTAGACTTAACACTTATACCAAAGAATGAAATAGATGATTATTTTACCAATAGCGATGGTTTAGTTAAGGTGTTGCTTGATAAGGATAATCTGATCAAACACGAAGTGATCGCAAATGATCGTCAATATTGGATTACAAAGCCAACTGCTAGGGAATTCGATGATTGTTGTAATGAGTTCTGGATGGTTTCAACATACGTGGTAAAAGGATTAGCGAGAAAAGAAATACTATTTGCTATTGACCACTTAAACGAGATAGCAAGACCAAATTTATTGAGAATGATGGCTTGGAAAATCGGCTTAGAGCAAGGATACAACTTGAGCATGGGGAAGAACTATAAGTTTATAGAACGTTACCTCCCAAATGAAGATTGGGAAGAACTCCTCTCAACCTATTCTGAGAATGGGTATCAGGAAATGTGGAAGTCCTTATTAACTTGTTATGAGCTATTTAGAAAATACTCAAAAGCTGTGTCAGAAAGTCTCGGGTATAAGTATCCAGATTACGATGAAGCTATTACTAAGTATACGGAGAGTATTTATACCACTTGTAAATAG
- a CDS encoding Gfo/Idh/MocA family protein, with the protein MTNKQDGMNYAPKGKPNAVVGKGEFRFAAIGLDHGHIYGMCNGLMEAGAELVAVYDPDPEKVKRFLDTYPQVKAAQSEEEILNDPQIKLIAGACIPSERGALGLRALDHGKHYFVDKPAFTTLEQVDQARLKTKETGLKWGIYYGERLHVESAVFAGQLIEEGAIGRVVQVIGTGPHRANVKARPDWFFDPAYYGGILCDIGSHQIEQFLSYTGAKDAKVLHSKVANYNFKDYPKFEDFGDATLVADNGATFYFRVDWLTPDGLGTWGDGRTFILGTDGYIEIRKYIDIAREASGNHLYLVNHEGERHFDCSGKVGYPYFGEFILDILNGTENAMTQEHAFKAAALCIEAQALAVKIETA; encoded by the coding sequence ATGACAAACAAGCAGGACGGCATGAACTATGCGCCAAAAGGAAAACCCAATGCCGTAGTTGGCAAGGGGGAGTTTCGGTTTGCAGCTATCGGTTTGGATCATGGACATATCTATGGCATGTGCAACGGCCTCATGGAGGCAGGTGCCGAGCTCGTAGCGGTTTATGATCCGGACCCGGAAAAGGTCAAGCGATTCTTAGACACTTATCCCCAGGTGAAAGCGGCGCAGTCCGAGGAGGAGATTTTAAACGATCCGCAAATCAAACTGATTGCCGGCGCTTGCATTCCATCTGAGCGTGGTGCTCTGGGGCTTAGAGCGTTGGATCATGGCAAACATTATTTTGTCGATAAACCGGCCTTCACCACATTGGAGCAAGTAGATCAGGCACGCTTGAAAACGAAGGAAACCGGACTCAAGTGGGGAATTTACTACGGCGAACGCCTGCACGTGGAAAGCGCCGTGTTTGCCGGCCAGTTGATTGAGGAGGGTGCCATTGGCCGTGTCGTTCAAGTGATCGGTACGGGACCGCATCGCGCAAATGTAAAGGCCCGGCCGGACTGGTTTTTTGATCCCGCCTATTACGGCGGCATTTTATGCGATATCGGTTCCCATCAAATCGAGCAATTTTTATCCTATACGGGCGCGAAGGATGCCAAAGTGCTGCACAGTAAAGTAGCCAATTACAATTTTAAGGATTATCCGAAGTTCGAGGATTTCGGCGATGCTACGCTGGTCGCAGATAATGGGGCCACGTTCTATTTTCGCGTGGATTGGCTGACTCCCGATGGACTAGGTACGTGGGGCGATGGAAGAACCTTTATATTAGGCACCGACGGGTATATTGAAATCAGAAAATACATCGATATCGCCCGGGAAGCGTCCGGCAACCATTTGTATTTAGTCAACCATGAAGGCGAACGGCATTTCGACTGTTCCGGCAAGGTGGGATACCCTTATTTCGGCGAGTTTATTTTGGATATTCTGAACGGAACGGAAAACGCAATGACGCAGGAGCATGCCTTTAAAGCAGCGGCTTTATGCATTGAAGCGCAAGCGTTGGCTGTAAAAATTGAAACAGCTTAA
- a CDS encoding Gfo/Idh/MocA family protein, which yields MLNVAVIGAGAISPAHIQAYLQFPEQCKIVAICDIYPDKAKQRIEEFKLEAAVYADYKELLQRSDIDLVSVCTPPYTHADTAIAFLNAGKHVIVEKPMASSLEECDAINEAAERSGKILSVVAQNRFTTPMMKLKHVLDTKLIGPVVHAQIDSYWWRGHCYYDLWWRGTWEKEGGGCTLNHAVHHIDIFQWMNGMPAEVTAVMSNTSHDNAEVEDISIAIARYDNGALAQITSSVVHHGQEQQLIFQGKHARVSAPWKVAASISKPNGFPEEDKALEAQIQKVYDEQADLPYEGHRGQILDVLRAIEQNTPVLADGVQGRRTLELITAIYQSASTGQTVKLPLGPDSPFYSRQGILEHATYFYDKKTSIENFSDNTITSGGNA from the coding sequence TTGTTAAATGTAGCCGTCATCGGGGCCGGCGCCATTTCCCCGGCGCATATCCAAGCGTATTTACAATTTCCGGAGCAATGCAAAATCGTGGCCATCTGTGACATTTACCCGGATAAGGCCAAGCAAAGAATAGAAGAGTTTAAACTGGAAGCGGCCGTGTACGCTGACTACAAGGAGCTCCTCCAGCGCAGCGACATCGATCTGGTGTCCGTGTGCACGCCTCCGTATACTCACGCGGATACGGCAATCGCCTTCTTGAATGCTGGCAAGCATGTCATCGTGGAGAAGCCAATGGCTTCCTCGCTGGAAGAATGCGATGCCATCAATGAGGCAGCGGAGCGAAGCGGTAAAATTTTATCTGTCGTGGCGCAAAACCGCTTTACTACGCCTATGATGAAGTTGAAGCATGTGCTGGACACGAAATTAATCGGTCCGGTTGTACACGCACAGATCGATTCTTACTGGTGGAGGGGCCATTGTTATTATGATCTGTGGTGGCGGGGGACCTGGGAGAAGGAAGGAGGCGGCTGCACATTGAATCATGCCGTGCATCATATCGATATTTTCCAATGGATGAACGGCATGCCTGCCGAAGTGACGGCCGTCATGAGCAATACATCGCATGACAATGCTGAGGTGGAGGATATTTCGATTGCGATCGCCCGATACGATAACGGTGCGTTGGCTCAAATCACCAGCTCTGTGGTGCATCATGGCCAGGAGCAGCAGCTGATCTTCCAAGGAAAGCATGCGCGCGTATCTGCTCCCTGGAAAGTAGCGGCTTCCATATCTAAACCGAACGGTTTTCCGGAGGAGGACAAGGCTCTGGAGGCCCAAATTCAGAAGGTCTACGATGAACAAGCCGATCTTCCCTATGAAGGCCATCGCGGACAGATCCTGGATGTCCTGAGAGCTATCGAACAGAACACGCCTGTGTTGGCGGACGGTGTTCAAGGCAGACGGACGCTGGAGCTTATTACAGCGATTTATCAATCCGCAAGCACCGGTCAGACGGTCAAGCTGCCGCTGGGACCGGATAGTCCTTTTTATTCGCGTCAGGGTATTCTGGAGCATGCAACCTATTTCTATGACAAGAAAACCAGCATCGAAAACTTCAGCGACAATACGATTACGTCGGGCGGCAATGCTTGA
- a CDS encoding extracellular solute-binding protein, with product MRKPYRSPLFALLALVMSVTLVLAGCGSGGNGSSKEGNGGSAADPSKEAKGERIKLTVELFDRNNTPAGEPPITKNFMAQYIQKNFGDPNNIDVEFVTVPRAEEVDKLNVLMASGSAPDIVFTYNKPTVQNYVKSGGLTDLGPLIDEHGPNLKKVLGPSLPYGIFEGKQYVIPALRVIQAQTTTFIRKDWLDQLNLPIPQTTEEFVNTMRAFKEKDPGNTGGKVIPYGYIDVFHMMPLVNSFWKWDEITDKDLYAVPRWLQPGSKDGYQLLNQMYNEGLIDPDFALSDDFSQAFAQQVVNSIAGAGTPNTNEPVYNGYYANLKANNPDAVLEAIDPFSTPDGKHPKPVYEPNGAYIMVPATSKNAVAAIKYLNWMADPNNILVLQNGEEGKSYEMTADGLPVLLDTPEAQNLLYNYYDYCIILNGKYISTEEPDKNIAANAFDANFKDFTVKSIQAGNNDGYTLPRVDIPVDAEIKYAKILEDFEKEMLAKIVTAKPDQFDKVYEQKVGEYMAMGGKAVMEGKMAAYDEFYNQ from the coding sequence ATGCGAAAACCATATCGCTCGCCCCTGTTTGCTCTGCTGGCTTTGGTCATGAGTGTGACATTGGTGTTGGCAGGTTGCGGCAGCGGGGGAAATGGATCAAGCAAAGAAGGGAACGGAGGTAGTGCCGCCGATCCGTCCAAGGAAGCTAAAGGAGAACGGATTAAGCTCACCGTAGAACTGTTCGACAGAAATAATACGCCGGCTGGCGAGCCGCCAATTACGAAAAACTTTATGGCGCAGTACATCCAGAAAAATTTCGGCGACCCCAACAACATTGACGTAGAGTTTGTTACGGTTCCACGGGCGGAAGAAGTGGATAAGCTGAACGTGCTCATGGCATCGGGTTCCGCACCGGATATTGTATTCACGTATAACAAACCGACTGTACAAAACTATGTGAAAAGCGGCGGTCTGACCGATTTAGGCCCGCTCATTGATGAGCACGGACCCAACCTGAAGAAAGTATTGGGGCCTTCCCTGCCTTACGGCATCTTTGAAGGAAAACAATATGTCATCCCCGCGCTTCGCGTGATTCAGGCTCAAACGACGACTTTTATCCGCAAGGACTGGCTGGATCAATTAAATCTGCCGATTCCGCAAACGACGGAGGAATTTGTAAATACGATGCGAGCCTTTAAAGAAAAGGATCCGGGCAACACGGGAGGAAAAGTCATTCCTTACGGTTATATCGATGTGTTCCATATGATGCCTTTGGTAAATTCCTTCTGGAAGTGGGACGAAATTACCGACAAAGATTTGTATGCGGTTCCAAGATGGCTGCAGCCGGGCAGCAAGGACGGCTACCAGCTATTAAACCAGATGTACAATGAGGGACTAATCGACCCGGACTTCGCGCTCAGCGATGACTTCAGCCAAGCTTTCGCCCAGCAAGTCGTCAACAGCATTGCAGGCGCAGGCACGCCAAATACGAACGAACCGGTCTATAACGGCTACTATGCCAACTTGAAAGCGAATAATCCAGACGCTGTGCTTGAGGCCATCGATCCTTTCTCTACTCCTGATGGGAAACATCCGAAGCCCGTCTATGAACCAAACGGAGCCTATATAATGGTTCCGGCTACGAGCAAAAATGCGGTTGCGGCGATTAAGTACCTGAATTGGATGGCGGATCCTAACAATATACTGGTACTCCAAAACGGGGAGGAAGGCAAATCGTACGAGATGACTGCTGACGGACTACCTGTACTGCTGGATACGCCGGAAGCCCAAAACCTGCTGTACAACTACTATGATTACTGCATTATTCTCAACGGTAAATACATTTCAACGGAAGAGCCAGACAAAAACATCGCGGCCAATGCCTTTGACGCCAACTTTAAAGATTTCACGGTCAAAAGTATTCAAGCGGGCAATAACGATGGATATACCTTGCCTCGGGTAGATATTCCGGTAGATGCTGAGATCAAATATGCCAAAATCCTGGAGGATTTCGAAAAGGAAATGCTGGCCAAGATTGTGACGGCTAAACCGGATCAATTCGATAAGGTCTACGAACAGAAAGTTGGAGAATACATGGCTATGGGCGGAAAAGCTGTCATGGAAGGCAAAATGGCGGCATACGATGAGTTCTACAACCAGTAA
- a CDS encoding carbohydrate ABC transporter permease: protein MIRNSFEKVIDIVIIVLIGIFSLFCVVPMIHIFALSFSGNRAIMSGEVFLWPVEWNFHSYSAVFGDASMMRSLVITVILVATYTAVALAMTIMAAYALSRRNFKGRNIMFGLIIVTMFFNPGIIPNYLLIKELRLLDSPMSLILPLMINAFLLIIMRTSFTGMPNELEDSAWIDGCGHFRFLLRIVLPLQLPILATIGLYSAVDRWNMFQDALFYISDKDFYPLQLKLYQMVINSQVNDATAQEGFNAATPIPQGIQSASIMFATLPILLVYPWLQKYFISGMLTGAVKG from the coding sequence GTGATCAGGAATTCTTTTGAAAAAGTCATTGATATCGTCATCATCGTGCTTATCGGCATTTTTTCATTATTTTGCGTCGTGCCGATGATCCATATTTTTGCCTTATCCTTCAGCGGCAACAGGGCTATTATGTCGGGTGAAGTGTTCCTATGGCCCGTGGAATGGAACTTTCATTCCTATTCCGCGGTCTTCGGAGATGCATCCATGATGCGTTCTCTTGTTATTACGGTCATCCTGGTCGCCACATATACGGCAGTCGCTTTGGCGATGACCATCATGGCGGCCTACGCTTTAAGCCGCAGAAATTTTAAAGGCAGAAATATTATGTTTGGCCTAATTATCGTCACGATGTTCTTCAACCCAGGGATTATCCCCAATTACTTGCTTATAAAGGAACTGAGGCTGTTGGATTCACCTATGTCGCTCATTCTCCCGCTGATGATCAACGCCTTTTTGTTGATTATTATGAGGACTTCTTTTACCGGAATGCCCAATGAGCTGGAGGACTCAGCCTGGATCGATGGCTGCGGTCATTTTCGATTCCTGCTTCGGATCGTCCTTCCGCTGCAGCTGCCGATTCTGGCAACCATTGGATTATATTCCGCCGTGGATCGATGGAATATGTTCCAGGATGCTTTGTTCTATATCAGTGACAAAGACTTTTACCCGCTCCAGTTAAAGCTTTATCAGATGGTCATCAATAGCCAAGTGAACGATGCTACGGCGCAGGAAGGCTTCAACGCAGCGACCCCGATTCCGCAAGGCATCCAGTCGGCCAGTATCATGTTTGCCACCTTGCCGATTTTGCTGGTCTATCCTTGGCTGCAGAAGTATTTCATTTCCGGGATGCTTACAGGGGCCGTCAAGGGATAG
- a CDS encoding ABC transporter permease, translating into MQTEVRRSGTELPVKRRNAITGFKRQWPLYLLMVLPMTFFITFKYIPMLGVVVAFKDYNIFKGIWASEWVGLDVFREIFAMPQFYKALRNTLMLNVISLLTFPIPIILALMLNELRINWYKRLSQTLLYLPHFISWVIVGGMAIQLLATHTGSVNEFIKSLGGQPIPFLENTIMWILTYTGAGVWHYAGWGTILYLAALTGINKELYEAAEVDGASRLRKIWHIALPGIKPTIVVLFIIQIGRMADISFEQPYALQNGYVMDVAQVISTYVYTVGIQSAQFALAAAVGLFQSVVGLVLLLTAELISRKVNNQGIF; encoded by the coding sequence ATGCAAACAGAGGTGCGCCGGTCGGGTACAGAACTTCCCGTCAAACGACGGAATGCCATAACCGGCTTTAAACGGCAATGGCCGTTGTATCTCCTGATGGTATTGCCCATGACATTCTTTATTACATTCAAGTACATCCCTATGCTGGGGGTCGTGGTCGCTTTTAAGGACTACAACATTTTTAAAGGCATATGGGCGAGCGAGTGGGTTGGACTAGACGTGTTTCGGGAGATTTTCGCGATGCCGCAGTTTTATAAAGCGCTTCGCAATACTTTAATGTTAAATGTGATTTCATTGCTGACATTCCCGATTCCGATCATCTTGGCGCTTATGCTCAATGAGCTGCGCATCAACTGGTATAAGCGCTTGAGTCAAACTCTTTTGTACTTGCCTCACTTTATCTCCTGGGTCATTGTCGGCGGGATGGCTATTCAATTGCTGGCTACCCACACGGGCAGTGTGAATGAATTTATAAAAAGTCTTGGTGGACAGCCCATTCCGTTTCTCGAGAATACGATCATGTGGATCCTTACTTATACGGGAGCCGGAGTGTGGCATTATGCAGGCTGGGGAACGATTCTATATTTGGCAGCGCTTACAGGGATTAATAAGGAACTGTACGAAGCCGCAGAAGTGGATGGAGCCAGCCGATTGAGAAAGATTTGGCATATTGCGCTTCCCGGGATTAAACCGACCATCGTCGTGTTGTTCATTATCCAAATCGGGCGCATGGCGGACATCAGCTTTGAACAACCCTATGCTTTGCAGAACGGGTATGTGATGGATGTAGCCCAGGTCATCAGTACTTATGTATACACGGTCGGCATCCAGTCCGCGCAATTTGCGCTTGCGGCTGCCGTTGGATTATTCCAGTCGGTCGTCGGGCTGGTCCTGCTGCTTACGGCCGAACTGATTTCCAGAAAAGTCAACAATCAAGGAATCTTCTAA
- a CDS encoding extracellular solute-binding protein, producing the protein MPFLRSLTSIMVVTAILSFMMGCNGPAGSNKSGHAEGARGRLGADESASTDRWTTLRIELFERNNKPAGVNSITDNYITQYIQKHFGDPERIKVEFITIPRAEEVGRLQVLMAANQAPDIVFTYDLPTVYNFFTQGKLTDLSPLLDQYGQDLKTVLGEEILSYGRINGMQFAIPAKRVLTARSTTLIREDWLKEAELPLPETTEQFYQALKAFKKLRLEKYGETIYPYGHIDYYHIAPLQYSFWDWDRITEEDLYADPGWIMPGNKDAFKLLNRLYHEGLIDPDFHLDRYAQQFQKHLVNGRVGAATPNTIEPVYMGYLAELQKNDPNAILTPIDPFTNANGKKTKPILEKTGMYIMVPKTSRNAEAAIKYLNWMAQPENYITLQNGIEGVTYEMENGLPVTLENEEANTLLFNYFDYCIILNGKYVSSTDEQLNLKANASIPSFEDFALQSVEYGMNDGIATPRIPTILPSEIKSSAILNDKNDEIFVKVLTAKPEEFDSVYDQEVAEYMMMGGRQVQEEKHRAYQDHK; encoded by the coding sequence ATGCCGTTTCTGCGGTCTTTAACTTCGATCATGGTGGTTACCGCCATCTTGTCATTCATGATGGGCTGTAACGGCCCTGCGGGATCGAATAAATCAGGCCATGCTGAGGGTGCCAGAGGACGCCTCGGGGCCGACGAATCCGCTTCGACTGATCGTTGGACAACGTTAAGAATCGAGCTGTTCGAACGTAATAACAAACCCGCTGGAGTAAATTCGATTACGGACAATTATATTACGCAGTATATTCAAAAGCACTTTGGAGATCCGGAACGAATCAAGGTTGAATTCATCACAATACCCAGGGCTGAAGAAGTGGGGAGACTGCAAGTGCTTATGGCCGCGAATCAAGCCCCGGATATCGTGTTTACGTACGATCTTCCTACGGTCTATAACTTTTTCACTCAAGGCAAATTAACCGATCTTTCTCCTTTGCTGGACCAGTACGGCCAAGACCTGAAAACCGTCCTGGGGGAGGAAATCCTAAGCTATGGACGCATAAATGGAATGCAATTTGCGATTCCGGCCAAACGGGTGCTAACTGCCCGTAGCACGACCCTGATCCGCGAAGATTGGCTCAAGGAAGCGGAATTGCCTCTGCCTGAAACAACAGAGCAGTTTTACCAAGCCTTAAAGGCATTCAAGAAGCTCAGGCTGGAGAAATACGGGGAAACCATTTATCCCTATGGACATATCGATTACTATCATATAGCGCCATTGCAGTACTCGTTTTGGGATTGGGACCGCATCACCGAGGAGGATTTATACGCCGATCCGGGATGGATAATGCCGGGGAACAAAGATGCGTTCAAACTTCTGAACCGGCTGTATCATGAAGGTCTGATCGATCCTGATTTCCATCTCGACAGGTATGCCCAGCAATTCCAGAAGCACCTGGTGAACGGCCGCGTTGGCGCCGCTACGCCCAATACGATTGAACCTGTGTATATGGGGTATTTGGCCGAGTTGCAGAAAAACGATCCAAACGCGATACTGACTCCCATTGATCCCTTCACCAATGCAAATGGCAAAAAAACAAAGCCGATTTTGGAAAAGACGGGCATGTACATTATGGTTCCAAAAACGAGCCGTAACGCCGAGGCAGCGATCAAGTATTTGAATTGGATGGCGCAGCCGGAAAACTATATTACCCTTCAGAACGGGATTGAGGGGGTAACCTACGAAATGGAGAATGGATTGCCAGTTACGCTGGAGAATGAAGAGGCGAACACTCTGCTATTTAATTATTTCGATTATTGCATCATTCTTAATGGCAAATATGTCAGCAGCACGGATGAACAGTTGAATCTGAAAGCCAATGCTTCGATTCCCAGCTTTGAAGACTTTGCGCTCCAGAGCGTGGAATATGGAATGAACGACGGAATTGCAACTCCGCGGATCCCAACCATCCTGCCATCTGAAATCAAATCCTCAGCTATCCTGAACGATAAGAATGATGAGATCTTTGTGAAAGTTCTTACGGCGAAACCTGAGGAATTCGATTCGGTTTATGACCAGGAGGTAGCAGAGTATATGATGATGGGGGGAAGGCAGGTCCAGGAGGAGAAACACCGCGCTTATCAGGATCATAAGTAG